The following nucleotide sequence is from Aneurinibacillus soli.
AGCCGGATTTCATTTACCGGTTCCGTTGAAACCGGGCGCATCATCGGGAAAGTTGCGGCGGATCGTATCGTTCCTGCCAGTATGGAACTGGGAGGGAAATCGCCACTTGTTGTATTCGCAGACAGTGACTTTGAAGCGGCCGTTCGAACGGCGATCGGACAATATGATAATGCAGGGCAAGTATGTCTGGCAGGTACACGGATTCTTGTGGAGCAGTCGATTGCAGACCGATTTTTAGAAGCGATGACAGAGGCAGCAGGAAGAATCGTACTAGGTGATCCGCGTAAGGAAGAGACAGATGTCGGACCGTTAATTACCCGCGAACATATGAACAAAGTAGAGGGCTTTGTCGAGCGTGCGAAAGAGCAAGGGGCTCGGCTTGTGTATGGTGGTAACGTATCTGAACAACTGGGCGGGCTGTATTTTGAACCGACGTTGTTTACGGATGTGCCAGAACATGCGGAGATTTTAAAAGAGGAAGTATTTGGTCCAGTGCTGACTTTCCAGACCTTTAGCATAGAAGAAGAAGCTATTCAAATGGCAAACAACACGGAGTACGGATTAGCCGCCACGATCTTTACCGGAAATGAAGATCGTGCGAAAAGAGTTGGAAGCGCAATCACAGCTGGAACCGTATGGATCAATACGTTTTTTGCCCGCGACTTATCAGCACCGTTTGGCGGAAGCAAGAAGTCAGGGATCGGACGCGAAGGCGGGGATTGGAGCTTTGATTTCTTCTGTGACATTGTCACGCTAGCTCATAAGACAGATTCATTCTCGTCATAAAAAAATCTTAGTAAAAAATAAGGAGTGATATAGATGGGTGAAATTATTGGGGCTGCTATTTTGTCGCATGTTCCGACGATTATGTTACCGGAGCAAGTTCGGCTGGAGATGAACAAAGGAAAAGGCGACACAACGCTGATCGAAGGATTACAACGGCTGCGTTCTGAGGTGCTTGATCAACTCAACGCGG
It contains:
- a CDS encoding aldehyde dehydrogenase; protein product: MLTRSTDKIIVANVPVSPDHYIGGQRISSEKTFTVSSPVDESILGEVAAGGAEEVDAAVNAALKAHPKWAALGPKGRAVYLRRFADIIESRVEELAAVETMSNGSLLESGRKRVMKRAAYNIRFFAEWAENLKGKTWESNGTQYSVQYQPSGVAALITPWNAPLMLTTWKVGPALAAGNTVVVKPPEWAPFTCSLLADCAEEAGLPAGVLNIVQGIGEEAGAALTEHPGISRISFTGSVETGRIIGKVAADRIVPASMELGGKSPLVVFADSDFEAAVRTAIGQYDNAGQVCLAGTRILVEQSIADRFLEAMTEAAGRIVLGDPRKEETDVGPLITREHMNKVEGFVERAKEQGARLVYGGNVSEQLGGLYFEPTLFTDVPEHAEILKEEVFGPVLTFQTFSIEEEAIQMANNTEYGLAATIFTGNEDRAKRVGSAITAGTVWINTFFARDLSAPFGGSKKSGIGREGGDWSFDFFCDIVTLAHKTDSFSS